In Thermoproteales archaeon, a single genomic region encodes these proteins:
- the amrS gene encoding AmmeMemoRadiSam system radical SAM enzyme, with amino-acid sequence MEKLSFLDKAKLAMFYEKISDNKVRCLLCPWRCIIDEGKRGLCGTRENREGNLFALNYGKVTAIAIDPIEKKPLFHWYPGSPILSISTFGCNFQCPWCQNWHISRASLETASYELMEPEKVVEIAVRYNVPSIAYTYNEPLIWFEFVYDVARLAKKENIKNVLVTNGYVEKEPLKQLLPYIDAANVDVKAFKQETYIKVIKGKLEPVLNNIVLMNENNVHVETTYLIIPGLNDDPEEIRMFAKWQVKKLGPDAPIHFSRFFPHYKMTKTPPTPVESLIKARNIAMEEGVKYVYIGNVAGHEGENTYCPSCGKLLVRRVGFEIIEWNITENLECRFCGEKIAIKGDRWAGKSYLWF; translated from the coding sequence GTGGAAAAACTGAGTTTTTTAGATAAAGCCAAGCTTGCAATGTTCTACGAAAAAATTAGTGATAATAAGGTTAGATGTTTACTTTGTCCTTGGCGTTGCATCATTGATGAGGGCAAAAGAGGGCTATGTGGAACTCGTGAAAATAGGGAAGGTAATCTGTTTGCGCTGAACTATGGCAAGGTGACAGCTATCGCCATAGATCCTATTGAGAAAAAACCGCTTTTCCACTGGTATCCTGGAAGTCCGATATTGAGCATAAGCACGTTTGGATGTAATTTTCAATGCCCATGGTGTCAGAATTGGCATATTTCTAGAGCATCTTTGGAAACAGCTTCATATGAGCTTATGGAGCCTGAAAAAGTCGTAGAAATTGCAGTTAGATATAATGTGCCATCTATTGCTTATACGTATAATGAACCGCTTATTTGGTTCGAGTTCGTTTATGACGTAGCTCGACTCGCTAAAAAGGAGAATATAAAAAATGTATTAGTGACTAATGGGTATGTGGAAAAGGAACCCCTAAAGCAGTTGTTGCCTTATATAGACGCAGCTAACGTTGACGTTAAAGCGTTTAAACAAGAGACGTATATTAAAGTAATTAAAGGCAAGCTTGAACCAGTGCTAAACAATATAGTTTTGATGAATGAGAACAACGTGCATGTCGAGACAACGTATTTAATAATACCGGGTTTAAACGACGATCCTGAGGAAATAAGAATGTTTGCAAAGTGGCAAGTTAAGAAATTAGGACCTGACGCGCCAATTCACTTTAGCAGATTCTTTCCACATTATAAAATGACCAAGACACCGCCTACACCTGTAGAATCGCTAATAAAAGCAAGAAATATAGCAATGGAGGAAGGGGTAAAGTATGTTTACATAGGCAATGTAGCAGGACATGAGGGAGAAAATACCTACTGCCCATCGTGCGGAAAACTGTTGGTTAGGCGTGTTGGGTTTGAAATAATAGAATGGAATATTACAGAGAATTTGGAATGTAGATTCTGCGG